In Rhodopirellula sp. P2, the DNA window CCGTAGCGGAAGTCGTCGAGACTTTCGGGACTTCGTCAAGGAAGTCGAAACTCTTGACGAGTTTCGCTACTCAAGCAAAGCACGCTCGTTTCGCGGATCAGGATATCATTCACATCGGGTTTCGGTAGTCCGTGTTTGGGTCTCAGGCTCCGTCGATTGACACCGCCGCCCTGCCCTGCCCAAGATTTGGGATGGCCCGCCCGAGATTTCAAATGTTCCGTCGGGGGGCGGTTGGCGAAGCCAAAAAGAAAAATCGTGCTGCGAAGGATGATGAAAACGGAATGAGCGAAATTCGATTGATCGAGCCGGTGGTCCGTTTTTGCGCCGTGATTTCGCGACACGAGGAGGCTCGTCAGTGGGCGAAGCAGCGATTGGCCGAGCGCTGGGGCGAACTCGGTGAGCAAGGCACTCCCAGTTCTTTCGAAGCGGGAGGGTTTTACAAGCCTGAAATGGGCGATGGTTTGACCAAGGAATTGATCGGAATCGCCGAATTCGCCGATCCGGCTGGATTGGCGGACTGGAAAAACATCACCAACGATTGGGAGGCCGAGTACGCTTCGCTGAACCGGCATCCCGAGCCTCGGCCGTTGAATTTGGATCCCGGGTACGTCAGTCAGGCCAAATTGGTGTTGGCGACGATCAAGGATCGCGATCACCGGATTTATCTGCGAGACGGGATCTTTGCCGAGGTCACCTTGAACTATGTTGGTGGCCGTTGGGTTCATCACCGATGGAGCTACCCGGATTACCGCATTGAAACCGTGGCCCAATTCGCGGCGGCCTGCCGAGGGCGATTGCGTCAGCATTTGAAGGCGACCGGCGGTTTTCGTGTTGGGGTCAAGAAAACCCCCGGTGCGAAGTCAGGGGCTGGCTCCTGAGGCTCGTTTCGTCGACCGGTGGGATCGAAGCGATCGCACAGGCAAACAAATCGGCCGATTCCGTGTTCTGGTGGTAAACCAAACGGGTTGGTCTCGCGTAGCAGCCTGACCGAAGGTTCATTCCGTCCTTTTCTCGACACGAGTCGCCAAGCATGATTGCTGGGTCCGCTATTTCACTGTTCTCCGATTTTGCTGGCGTTGAATCGGGTTTGTTTCCAGTTGCCCAGGTCGGCAAGTGGCTGCCCGTGTTCGTCACCCCCCTTTGGGTTCTGTCGATTGGGTTGCTGCTCGGGGCGTTGGTGACCGCGGTGGTCCACGGCGTTTTGAGTGCGCTGTCCTTTGTGCCTGGGTTGGGGAATTTGGCGGACGACCCCAAGCGTGGCGTCACGCTGTCGCTGGTCGCCGGTGCGATTTTCTCGGCCGTGTTGTGTTACTTCTACGTGCCCCAAGGTGGTGAGAATGGCCAGCTTTTGTATCTGCCCCTGGTGACTTTGGGCATGATCCTGGGGTTTGGCTTGATTTACGGAATGTGGCATCGAACTCGATCCGAGTGGATGTCGATTCTGGGCGAAGGTGTCATCCCGTACATCTTGAGCACGTTGGGCTTGTTCGCCGTGATCGGTTTGGGATCGACGCCGTTTGTCGAAAACCCGATGGCGATTCTCGAGAGCGTTCCTGCGGTGAACTTGGTCGGTGACGGCACCGTGGTCGAAGTCGCGACGATCGCTCCCTCAGCTGACCCGGACATCCCTGAGTTCCTGCCAGCGGAGATCACTTACAACTTCCGCAACGTTGCGGAACTGCGAATCGAGAGTGACAAGCGAGTTTTCCTGGCCGATTCAGACAAAGCCGAAGCCTTCAGCCGTGCTCCCATCGAGTTGAACCCGGGCAGCACCGAAGCGGTGACCTACAAATACGAAGACCGTGAGCAGCCACCGATTCCTGGGGACCCGTCCAAGCTGCACATCTACAATCAAGAAATCGACCCGGCTCGTGTGGTCTTCACGTTCAAAAACTTGCCGCAGATTCCGCAAGCATCGTCGATCGTGTTCTCTGCGATTGCGTTCTTCTTGACGCTGACCGGATTCATGGCGCTGCGGCAAGCGGCTCCTCGGGTTTGGGCGTTGGCTCTGTCGACCGCCAAAAACGAGATGGCTCAGCCGTTGTACCTGTTGCTGCTGGCGATCGGGATTTTCGCGGTGTTGCTGTTTGGGATCTTCCCATTCAACACGCTGGGCGACGACATTCGCCTGCTCAAAGACAGCGGTGTGACCATGATCATGGTGTTGGGCATGTTGCTCGCCGTGTGGAGTGCCGGAACATCCGTCAGCGACGAAATTGACGGCCGAACCGCATTGACCGTGCTCAGTAAACCGGTGAGTCGACGTTCGTTCATCTTGGGCAAGTACACCGGAATCATGTTGGCCGTGTTGGTGCTGTTTGTGATTTTGGCGGCGGTCCTGTTGGTGGTGATGTCTTACAAGCCGATTTATGACGCTCGAGAAACCAGTCAACAGCAACCGCCGTGGCAAGTCGGCCATGAAGAGATCATCACGACGTTGCCGATCTTGGGCCTGTATTTCATGGAAACGATGGCGATTGGTGGAATCGCGGTCGCGTTGGCGACCCGTTTGCCGCTGCTGGCGAACTTCATCACATGTTTCGCGATCTACGTTGTCGGCAACCTGCTCAGTCCGTTGGTTGCGTCGGCGAGAGAGAACACCGAATTGGTTGGATTTGTTGGTAAATTGATAGCGGTGGTGGTTCCCAATCTGAACTCATTCAACGTTCAGGCGGCGGTGGACGCAGGAAATGCGATCC includes these proteins:
- a CDS encoding ABC transporter permease subunit, with translation MIAGSAISLFSDFAGVESGLFPVAQVGKWLPVFVTPLWVLSIGLLLGALVTAVVHGVLSALSFVPGLGNLADDPKRGVTLSLVAGAIFSAVLCYFYVPQGGENGQLLYLPLVTLGMILGFGLIYGMWHRTRSEWMSILGEGVIPYILSTLGLFAVIGLGSTPFVENPMAILESVPAVNLVGDGTVVEVATIAPSADPDIPEFLPAEITYNFRNVAELRIESDKRVFLADSDKAEAFSRAPIELNPGSTEAVTYKYEDREQPPIPGDPSKLHIYNQEIDPARVVFTFKNLPQIPQASSIVFSAIAFFLTLTGFMALRQAAPRVWALALSTAKNEMAQPLYLLLLAIGIFAVLLFGIFPFNTLGDDIRLLKDSGVTMIMVLGMLLAVWSAGTSVSDEIDGRTALTVLSKPVSRRSFILGKYTGIMLAVLVLFVILAAVLLVVMSYKPIYDARETSQQQPPWQVGHEEIITTLPILGLYFMETMAIGGIAVALATRLPLLANFITCFAIYVVGNLLSPLVASARENTELVGFVGKLIAVVVPNLNSFNVQAAVDAGNAIPLIYLAAAFNYLVVFVVAIWMVAMLLFEDRDLA
- a CDS encoding DUF4416 family protein is translated as MSEIRLIEPVVRFCAVISRHEEARQWAKQRLAERWGELGEQGTPSSFEAGGFYKPEMGDGLTKELIGIAEFADPAGLADWKNITNDWEAEYASLNRHPEPRPLNLDPGYVSQAKLVLATIKDRDHRIYLRDGIFAEVTLNYVGGRWVHHRWSYPDYRIETVAQFAAACRGRLRQHLKATGGFRVGVKKTPGAKSGAGS